TCAAACAAAAAACTTGTATTGAGTTTTACTATTATAACCGTCCGCGTGAAAATACCTTTTTGGAAGTCTTTTCGTACATTAGATCTTAAAAATCATTTAAAATTTCCATAAAAAATATTTATATGGGAGAAAAATGAAATTATGTAATAATAAACATTTAGAAATGATGAAAACTTAGATTTACTTATCATCATCTTCTTCTTTCCCTTCATCTGAAACTTCATTAACATCTTCACATGCTTGCTTTCCATCAATGTTGGCATCATTAACAATCCTCATCTTGCCTCGGTTTGATACACAAAGACGTACATTATGCGTTTTACATATCTTGATTAAGTTCTGAACTCGTCTATCACTTGTGACATGAATAGGAGGAGTATCTGGAGCCATATGTTGCATCATCGCGTCTGGTAACAAGTAAGATAACTCTACATCATCTATGTTCATGTCCATGTTATAATCTTCTTGAGCAATTTCAACAAGTTCGGCACGTGTAGAACCATCACTGAAAAAACCATTATGGCTCCTTTCACATTATTAACCGCAAAATCCCAACAATTATCTTTGACCACCCATTCTCCATTGACTAAGTGTAACTGACGAATCATCTGCAAAAAAATCAGATTAAAACACATTAGCAAACATAGAACATCAACTTAAAAAAATTGTTTGTAACCTCGTAATTATCACCAATTAAGTTATGAATTACACTCAGGAGTTCCAATATTGACTAATACACATGAATTAATAAGAAAATATTAAAAATTTAATTTAAGTTTTGAGAAAATTGAAGTTTAATAAAGATTGACGTAGAAGTCTTCCGTTTATGTCATTTTTGCAATTGCAAATTTACAAAGGATGACTTCTTAAGAAGTCTACTGTACATCAAACATCTAGAGAAGTCTTACTTTGTAAATATTGACTTACTTTTGAATTTTAAAAATCCTCGAAAATACCAGAGAAGACTTCTACATAAATTGCAAAACTAACATGTTTATCCGAAAAGACTTCTCGAGAAGTCTTCTCATTTTTTTGTTAACAAAGAAAAGTTAGAAGACTTCTAAGGAGGTCTTCTATTAAAAACAAACAAAAAATCAATTTCAAAACTAACCTATGCATTGACTAGAAGACTTCTCTAGAAGTCTTATTCGCGAACAGATCTGAAATAAGAAACGATTTCATACCTTGAACCCGTGAGATGACTTGCTTAGCTTATCCAAGCATCCAAAACTTCACCACGAAAGCTACCAACTCGTTAATGACCAAGAATCATTAGCTTCAATGTCTCTATGAACCTTACAAAGTTTGGAATCAAAATCTTGGGGGTTTTGAATGAATTTTGAGTGAAAGTGAAAGAGATGTGACTTGTGTGCATAAAAATGAGATATGAAGAGAAAAAATGATTTTTTTGGGTGCATCAAGAGCTTCAAATTGGTTGTTCATGGTGATTGGTGTATTGATAGCAATATTGTAAATACTTGGTGAAGATGAGGATGATAGAATAAAACATTCATTTTCAAAAAAAAAACAATGTCCTTTTCGTGAATAAATCGAATTTCTAGTGTAAATAGAACAAATGAAAGTTTTAAAAAAAAGCATGGATCATTTTTGTTTTTATTTCAAATTTTGAGTCATATTTTGAAAAACTCCAATATATATTATTTTCTTAACTAAATGTGTATTTACCGAGCAGCTTGATCCATTGTTGTGTTGATATTGATTTGTGATATTTTAGAAGAACAAAAATGTGGAAACAGTTATATAGAGGAGAAGGGCAGCAGCATAAACAAAAGAATACAATTTGGATGAAAGAAATTAAAGAAAAAATACGTCAAACGAAAACAGAAGAATGTAAAGAGAATAAAAAAACAAAAATAAAATAAAATATGTAAGAAATTTCAGAGATTACATTAAAAAGGGCCAATCGAAAGTGGAGAGAAAACTGAAGGGGATTGTATGAATCTTCTTCTTTATGAAGCATCTCAGTCTTATCAGATCTGGAAGGAGTGTAACCGTGTCTTCCACAAGCAAACTCCTGCGCATAAAACTCAGTTTCTTTTGATCTGATTCAGCATGTGTTTGAAGTACCACATTAATTAGGAAAATTAGTATACAATAAGTCAGCTGAAAAGGTGTATTCTCTATGCAAATCATATACATCGATGTCTATCCAATACAACACAGCTATAGATTATTATTATTTGCAATATGGTTTGGTTAGAGAGGTTAATGTTGGTGGTAGATTTTAATGGCTTAACTTACCGATTACTGAAGATTTAGAATATAAATTAGTGAAATAATTTATAAAAGAAAAGGGACAAAAAATCGGTGGATACAATAGAGAAATTGACAAAAAAAAAAAATACAGTAGAGAAAAAAAATAAGGTAGACAAGTTTGATGGTTTTATATTTATTATTTTTAGAAAAGACAAAGCTAGGGTAATATTTGGACATGTATAAAGAGATGAAGCGGGGATGGAGAGGATGGTATGCGGAACACAAGCAAAGAGATAAAATATGTTTTGTAAAGAGTCGCCGAGTCTCGAGACCTTGAGCACAGCACAGAGCCTCAGCTCTCTGTTCCCTAAACCATCAGCACTCATCAACCCCATTTTGACAGGACGTCGAGACAACCCGTGTCGTCGTCAAAACTTCCGTGGACGATGTAAGATCACAGCCTCACAATCCAATATTGCACAGAAAGGTAAATTACTGAAAGAGAAAGTTAAGAGAATCAAAGTTAAGGGATTCATAACTGCTGAAGAAGGGCTGCTGGAGAGCTTAAGTTGGTCGAGACCTCTCGATGTCATTACAGATATCCGCGGCAGATCACTGCTCGTCGAGCTTATTAGCGCCGAGACTGACACCCGTGAGTTAAAAAAAAAATATCAAACAAACATTTGTTTTATAAAGAAAAAAAAAGGAAGCTAAATAACATATTAGGAGTACTATATCTCAATTCATAGTAATAATAATTATAACCCCACAGTTTCAAAAAAAAAAAAAAAAAAAAATTATAACCCCACGTACGTAAACACTTGGCAGGGACGGTTATGGAGGAGGATCCAGTAGAAGACTATGCACAACGTGTATGGTTCGAATCCCGTAATGAGAAGTACGAGTGCGTGTTCGACATGCCCGAAGACTTTGGAACCGTGGGGGCCATCAGGGTACAAAACCAGCACCACCACCATAGAGAAATGTTCATCAGGGAGATGAAGCTTGAGTTACCCAGCGGCTCCGTAACGTTTACATGTAACTCATGGGTGACCCCCAAGTCCATTGACCCAACCAAGCGGATATTTTTCTCCAACAAGTCCTACTTGCCATCCGCAACTCCGGAGCCTCTCAAAAAGCTGCGGAAGGAAGAGCTGGAGACCTTGCAAGGCAACAACCGCGAGCGAGTTGGTGAATTCGCCAAGCACGAACGCGTTTACGACTATGATGTGTACAACGATGTGGGTGACCCTGAAAAAGATGAAAGACTTGCCCGTCCTGTTATGGGAGGTCTCTCTCATCCGTACCCGAGACGGTGCAAGACTGGTCGCAAACCCTGCGAGAAAGATGCCTCCTCAGAGAAACGCGAAGGGGAGTTCTATGTCCCCAGAGACGAGGAGTTCTCTACAACAAAGGGCACTGCATTCACGGGCAAGGCCATCTTAGCAGCTCTTCCCTCCGTGTTCCCACAGATCGAGGCTGCTCTGCTTGATCCCAACTTGCCTTTCCCACACTTCAAGTCCATAGAAGATCTCTTTGAAGTTGGCATCGACTTTCCCAAGGACACTGGCCTTTTACCTATGATCCCCAAACTTATCAAAGTTGTTGCTGAAGCTCAAGACAATCTTCTACAGTTTGACCCCCCTATTCTTCTTAACAGTACCAACCTCCCTCCCTGTTTCTTCTTTAATTAGTCCTCCCTTAATTATATCAAATCCAATTCTATACTACAATTTATCTAACTTTCCTTTCATTCTGATTTTTGATTCAGAGGATAGATTTTCGTGGATCCGAGACGACGAGTTTGCTCGCCAGACACTTGCAGGCCTTAATCCATATTGCATTCAGCTAGTTACAGTGAGCTATATACGTCTTTAACTAATATTTTAACTTGTTCCAATAAAGCAAGATCCATGCATGTGTAATGGTCGGTGGGAAAAAAAAAACATTTTCTGCTTTTAATGAGTTTACTTGTTATTCTAGGAGTGGCCGTTGAAAAGCAAACTAGACCCCGCGGTTTATGGTGATCCCAAGTCACTCATTACTTGGGACATTGTGGAAAAAGAAATCAGAGGAGTCATGTCAGTTGATGAAGTAAGATATTTAATATCTACATGTTTAACAAATATGAATAATTGCATATATATAGAGGATTTCCGTTATGAATAAATAATGTATGTACGCATGCAGGCCCTAAAGAATAAGAGATTATTCATGTTGGATTACCACGATTTGCTTCTACCGTATGTGAACAAAGTGAGAGAGTTGGATGACACCACCTTATATGCTTCGAGAACACTATTCTTCCTCAGCGATGATAGCACATTGAGGCCTGTTGCCATTGAGTTGACTCGTCCCCCTGATGTCAACAGGCCCCAATGGAGTCAGGTCTTCACACCAGGCTATGATGCTACCTCCTGCTGGCTATGGAATCTTGCTAAGACTCACGCTGTTGCTCACGATGCCGGTTATCATCAGCTTATTTCTCACTGGTATTTAACACAATAGAATAGACTCTCAGACAACAAATTTTTGAATTTAACTGCATATATATTACTGCATATATTTGAATTCTAGAAGCATATATATATGTTACAAAAAGAAAACTGCATATATATTAATTGCATTACACATGTTATTCTAATAATGAGATGGGAAATGTTTACAGGCTGAGGACTCATTGTTGTATGGAACCATACATAATAGCTGCAAACAGACAACTAAGTGCCATGCATCCTATCTATAGGCTGTTGCATCCCCACTTCCGCTACACCCTGGAGATCAACGCTCGCGCACGCCAAAGTCTCGTCAACGCAGGTGGAATCATTGAGACTTGTTTCTGGCCAGGCAAATATTCGTTAGAGCTAAGTTCAGATGTTTATGCTAAACTATGGAGGTTCGACAGGGAAGGTTTACCTGCAGACCTCATCAGCAGGTAGCTTACTGTTAGGGTTCTGTCTCTAGCTCTTGCGTAATATTTTGTCACACAATAATTAAATTACTAATTAAGCTAACAAAAAACATTAAAAAAAATTTGTACATTGACAGGGGGCTGGCTGTGGAAGATGAGACCGCAGAACACGGACTGCGGCTAACGATACCAGACTACCCATTTGCGAATGACGGTTTAATATTGTGGGATGCACTTAAGGAATGGATCACAGAATGTGTGAAGCATTATTATCCAGATGCGGCACTGATCATGTGTGACGAGGAACTCCAAGCATGGTGGAGTGAAGTGAGGAACATAGGGCATGGAGACAAGAAAGACGAACCATGGTGGCCTGTCCTCAGAACACAAGATGACTTAATTGGCGTCGTGACCACGATTGCGTGGGTGGCTTCAGGTCACCATGCAGCTGTAAACTTTGGACAGTACGGGTATGGAGGGTACTTTCCCAACCGACCAACCACAACAAGGATAAGAATGCCAGTGGAAGAGCCAACAGAGGAAGAGCTAAAAGAGTTCTATGAGGAGCCAGAGAAGGTGCTGCTTAAGACATTCCCGTCGCAGAAGCAGGCGACGCAAGTGATGGTGACTCTCGATCTTCTATCGACCCATTCACCAGACGAAGAGTATCTTGGAGAAGAGCCAGAAGCATCTTGGGTCGACGATCCTGTTATCTTTGCTGCATATGAACGGTTCAAAGGCAGGCTCAAACATCTAGAAGAAGTGATAGATGAGAGGAACGTGAACGTTTCTCTGAAGAACAGAGCTGGAGCAGGTGTTGTTAAGTATGAGCTTTTGAAGCCCATCTCCCAACCCGGTGTTACCGGAATGGGTGTTCCCTATAGTGTTTCTATCTAAATGCATTATTGTTTCTCTAGAAAAAAAATAAAGTGAACGATCCATTTCCCTTTTTGTTTTCATAATACTAAATCTGAACTGGTAATGGATAGCAAATATTTTGCTTACTAAAAAAAGTTTTGCTTGTACTCGGAGGCGGTTTGTAGCATTAAAGAACTGTCCAAAACTCTTCGTCAGCATAAGCTGAAGAGAGAACACCGCAATTTCAAAAAAAAATACAATATCCCTTGATAACATATCAAGAACTTCCAATTATCTATCTCATCGTGTCACTCACTACAGAGACACATTTATACCCCCGGCCTTCTTCACGGCCTGGCACTTTATTATATTTATAAGATAACTTTTATAAACGTGTTTTTTGCAGTTTGTTACTTTTGCAAGGAAGAGAGAGTGTGTTTTTTTTTAGATTTTACTGGTTCCCGGAGATGGGAGCGTCACGGCCTCTCTTGAAATCATCCCAGCCTTTGACCCAGGGTTGTCCAGCTGCTGCACGCGTCTCTGGGGCTGCATGTTTGTTCAGATTCGTCATGACTTTCTTGTGCAACGCCAGAAATACCTTAAATAATCACAACAAAGAGACGACTGATTATGCTTCAGATTATGCTTTTTAAACAAAGGATACATCATGAGGTTAACGGTTACCGGATTTGAGCTCACTATCTCGGGAGGCTGTTCCTGAGAAGTTAGCCATTTCCAGAGATCAGGGTTTTCCTGCAGAGGGCCAACAACGCTATTATCAAACAATTAAGTTCAAAAAAAGATTATAATCACACAAACTGTGTCATGGCTAGTCCTCTTGGGAGAAAAAATTACCACAATACATAATATAACTAAACAGTTGAACCCTATGACACACAACCTAACCCCCAAAGATCTTGTAAGAAGATACACAACTACAGAAACTGCTATACAATTCATCTATGTATCTCAAAAACAATGTGCAGATCCATATACAAACCTCTGGGATGTGAAATTTTTAACTGATAAGAGAGTCAAAAGGAACACATACCAAATCAAGGACATGAATGAGGGATTTGACAGCGGTTTCATCCATGGAATTGACATTCTCCTCAACCCAGTTACCCAAAACCAGATCAAGCTCCAGAAACCCTCGTTGCTTGCTCCTATACAACAATCTATTCACACACAAAACTCAATCACCAAACACTAATATTTTTTGTTACAAATTGAAAAAAAATAAATTAACCATGCCTGTTGATGGTTATCCTCTTCTTCTCTTCGCTGGAGAGATCAATATCAATGTTTTGTGGACTCGAGGTGTTCCCGCTGAAGAATCTTGCCCCCAAATCAACTCCATTTCTAAAAGACCAAATAAAAAAACCCAGAAATTAATGATAAATCATCTCTTGTCGTAAAAGGTGGAAGAAAAAATTATACTGGAAAATAGGAGGTGCAGCGGAAGGGGTGACGGAGCTCCGTCTAACCACCGCAGTGGAGCGGATGATCCGGTGGACGTTAATCAGAGCTTTTCGGCTGGCCATTTTTTGTTGATGCTCTTCTCGATCGTGCCGCAGCGAATGTACAAGGCAAAGAAGTACAACAAAAGTGGTAATGGGCCTACATTTGTCGTGTCCTTCTCCTGACCACATTGGAATACAGTTTCGTTAAACCGAAAAAAATACCGGTTTAACATTAACCGCAGAAAAACCAGTCGGTTAATATCGAATAAATATGAATTGAACCAAAATGCAAAAAAAAATTAAATTAGAAAACGAGAGGCCAGAGAGAATTCACGCAAAACCTTGGAGAGACAGCTGACCTTTTTTGACCCACAAACAAAAGGACGAGATGAATCTTGCGAGAGGGAGATGACAACGACGACGAAGTTCTCTCTGGTTTTATGGTTCTCAGATGTAAATAGTCTAGGAAGTTGTGACTCATCATCAAGGTTCGAATATAATTTCCTGTTGAACAGAGTTTGTACTGTTTAGGAAGACATATACA
This genomic interval from Brassica oleracea var. oleracea cultivar TO1000 chromosome C2, BOL, whole genome shotgun sequence contains the following:
- the LOC106327156 gene encoding succinate dehydrogenase assembly factor 2, mitochondrial codes for the protein MASRKALINVHRIIRSTAVVRRSSVTPSAAPPIFQNGVDLGARFFSGNTSSPQNIDIDLSSEEKKRITINRLLYRSKQRGFLELDLVLGNWVEENVNSMDETAVKSLIHVLDLENPDLWKWLTSQEQPPEIVSSNPVFLALHKKVMTNLNKHAAPETRAAAGQPWVKGWDDFKRGRDAPISGNQ
- the LOC106327154 gene encoding lipoxygenase 2, chloroplastic-like, yielding MFCKESPSLETLSTAQSLSSLFPKPSALINPILTGRRDNPCRRQNFRGRCKITASQSNIAQKGKLLKEKVKRIKVKGFITAEEGLLESLSWSRPLDVITDIRGRSLLVELISAETDTRTVMEEDPVEDYAQRVWFESRNEKYECVFDMPEDFGTVGAIRVQNQHHHHREMFIREMKLELPSGSVTFTCNSWVTPKSIDPTKRIFFSNKSYLPSATPEPLKKLRKEELETLQGNNRERVGEFAKHERVYDYDVYNDVGDPEKDERLARPVMGGLSHPYPRRCKTGRKPCEKDASSEKREGEFYVPRDEEFSTTKGTAFTGKAILAALPSVFPQIEAALLDPNLPFPHFKSIEDLFEVGIDFPKDTGLLPMIPKLIKVVAEAQDNLLQFDPPILLNKDRFSWIRDDEFARQTLAGLNPYCIQLVTEWPLKSKLDPAVYGDPKSLITWDIVEKEIRGVMSVDEALKNKRLFMLDYHDLLLPYVNKVRELDDTTLYASRTLFFLSDDSTLRPVAIELTRPPDVNRPQWSQVFTPGYDATSCWLWNLAKTHAVAHDAGYHQLISHWLRTHCCMEPYIIAANRQLSAMHPIYRLLHPHFRYTLEINARARQSLVNAGGIIETCFWPGKYSLELSSDVYAKLWRFDREGLPADLISRGLAVEDETAEHGLRLTIPDYPFANDGLILWDALKEWITECVKHYYPDAALIMCDEELQAWWSEVRNIGHGDKKDEPWWPVLRTQDDLIGVVTTIAWVASGHHAAVNFGQYGYGGYFPNRPTTTRIRMPVEEPTEEELKEFYEEPEKVLLKTFPSQKQATQVMVTLDLLSTHSPDEEYLGEEPEASWVDDPVIFAAYERFKGRLKHLEEVIDERNVNVSLKNRAGAGVVKYELLKPISQPGVTGMGVPYSVSI